Proteins from a genomic interval of Micromonospora sp. NBC_00389:
- a CDS encoding lysophospholipid acyltransferase family protein, with protein sequence MDTAHSPWRTPLIWRAAQLLARALVGLLARLEVTGDVAAHLRRGPLVLAANHISPFDPVVMAAACQTRGIAPRIMATAGLFRAPVIGTLMRRAGHIRVDRGTNAVHRALDAATTAVAGGSVILIYPEGRIGLDPGMWPERGKTGAARLALSCAAPVIPVAQWGAHEVLPYRAPRGALRGVARSLWRRPVIRVHFGEPVDLGEASAASPGAARRATDRIIDALTDTLAPLRPDEPDAPRHVDPGRPSDPSRAHRRRPG encoded by the coding sequence ATGGACACCGCGCACTCCCCCTGGCGAACACCGCTGATCTGGCGCGCCGCCCAACTGCTGGCCCGGGCCCTGGTCGGCCTGCTGGCCCGCCTCGAGGTCACCGGCGACGTCGCCGCGCACCTGCGTCGCGGACCGCTGGTGCTGGCGGCCAACCACATCAGCCCGTTCGACCCGGTGGTGATGGCCGCCGCCTGCCAGACCCGCGGCATAGCCCCCCGGATCATGGCGACCGCCGGGCTGTTCCGCGCCCCGGTGATCGGCACCCTCATGCGCCGCGCCGGACACATCCGCGTCGACCGCGGCACCAACGCCGTGCACCGGGCACTCGACGCCGCCACCACCGCCGTGGCAGGAGGCTCGGTGATCCTCATCTACCCCGAGGGGCGCATCGGCCTGGACCCCGGCATGTGGCCCGAACGCGGCAAGACCGGCGCAGCCCGGCTCGCCCTGTCCTGCGCCGCCCCGGTCATCCCGGTCGCCCAGTGGGGCGCCCACGAGGTGCTGCCCTACCGGGCGCCCCGGGGAGCGCTGCGGGGCGTCGCCCGCTCGCTGTGGCGCCGCCCGGTGATCCGCGTGCACTTCGGCGAACCCGTCGACCTGGGCGAGGCGAGCGCCGCCAGCCCCGGCGCCGCCCGCCGGGCCACCGACCGGATCATCGACGCGCTCACCGACACCCTCGCCCCGCTGCGCCCCGACGAACCCGACGCGCCCCGGCACGTCGACCCGGGCCGCCCGAGCGACCCCAGCCGCGCCCATCGCCGCCGGCCGGGCTGA
- a CDS encoding TetR/AcrR family transcriptional regulator gives MSSAEMEHEDPKRAAVLAGAVGVFGRYGFQKTSMEAVAKAAGISRPGLYLMFPNKEQLYRATMQGVMERAQRAMEARLADQALSFDERIVAGLDALMGPYIDTQVARDLNELLENSGPQLGSMFHDYQERARATLSAHIDALAPPALLDHELTADDVMDLLFSAALTWKSTSATRDEFRDRIRRSLRLIHRTAG, from the coding sequence GTGAGCAGCGCGGAGATGGAGCACGAGGACCCGAAGCGCGCCGCCGTCCTCGCGGGGGCGGTCGGGGTGTTCGGGCGCTACGGATTCCAGAAGACGTCGATGGAGGCGGTCGCGAAGGCGGCCGGCATCTCCCGACCGGGCCTGTACCTGATGTTCCCCAACAAGGAGCAGCTGTACCGCGCCACCATGCAGGGCGTCATGGAACGCGCCCAACGGGCCATGGAGGCGCGCCTCGCCGACCAGGCGCTGAGCTTCGACGAGCGAATCGTGGCGGGGCTGGATGCGCTGATGGGCCCGTACATCGACACCCAGGTGGCCCGCGACCTCAACGAACTGCTGGAGAACAGCGGGCCCCAACTGGGCTCGATGTTCCACGACTACCAGGAGCGGGCCCGCGCGACGCTGAGCGCCCACATCGACGCTCTCGCCCCACCCGCCCTGCTCGACCATGAGCTGACCGCGGACGACGTGATGGACCTGCTCTTCTCCGCCGCACTGACCTGGAAGTCGACCTCGGCCACCAGGGACGAGTTCCGCGACCGGATCCGCCGGAGCCTCCGGCTGATCCACCGCACCGCGGGCTGA
- a CDS encoding SDR family NAD(P)-dependent oxidoreductase, with protein sequence MSRIITPYSARSTAADVIAGVDLTGRRAVVTGGASGIGLETARALADAGAEVTLAVRDTAAGERAAADITASGTIGKVWVAHLDLADRASIDAFVTGWTGPLHILVNNAGVMALPELTRTAEGWETQFAINHLGHAELTLGLHDALAAARGARIVVVSSSAHQQSPVVFDDIHFTARPYEAWSAYGQSKTATILFTVALARKWAADGITVNALHPGGIMTNLQRHLDDAQLRWVGAMDDHGNRLEVPPGWKTPQQGAATSVLLAASPVVDGVTGRYFEDGNEALVIAERADGMSGVLAYALDDKDADILWDETVGLLRR encoded by the coding sequence ATGTCACGAATCATCACCCCTTACTCCGCCCGATCGACCGCCGCCGACGTGATCGCCGGTGTCGACCTCACCGGCCGACGGGCCGTGGTCACGGGCGGCGCGTCCGGGATCGGCCTGGAGACCGCCCGGGCACTGGCCGACGCCGGCGCCGAGGTGACGTTGGCCGTCCGTGACACCGCCGCCGGCGAACGCGCCGCAGCCGACATCACGGCGAGCGGGACGATCGGCAAGGTCTGGGTCGCCCACCTCGACCTCGCCGATCGCGCCTCCATCGACGCGTTCGTCACCGGCTGGACGGGCCCGCTGCACATCCTGGTCAACAACGCCGGGGTCATGGCCCTGCCGGAGCTGACCAGGACCGCCGAGGGCTGGGAGACGCAGTTCGCGATCAACCACCTCGGTCACGCCGAGCTGACCCTGGGCCTGCACGACGCGCTCGCCGCAGCCCGGGGCGCCCGGATCGTCGTCGTCAGCTCCTCGGCCCACCAGCAATCCCCGGTCGTCTTCGACGACATCCACTTCACCGCCCGGCCCTACGAGGCATGGTCGGCCTACGGCCAGTCGAAGACCGCGACCATCCTGTTCACCGTCGCCCTGGCCAGGAAGTGGGCCGCCGACGGCATCACCGTCAACGCCCTGCACCCCGGGGGCATCATGACCAACCTCCAACGACACCTCGACGACGCGCAGTTGCGCTGGGTCGGCGCGATGGACGACCACGGCAACCGCCTGGAGGTGCCGCCGGGCTGGAAGACCCCGCAGCAGGGTGCGGCCACCTCGGTCCTGCTGGCCGCCTCCCCCGTGGTCGACGGCGTGACCGGCCGCTACTTCGAGGACGGCAACGAGGCCCTAGTCATCGCCGAGCGGGCCGACGGCATGAGCGGCGTGCTCGCATACGCCCTCGACGACAAGGACGCCGACATCCTCTGGGACGAGACGGTCGGGCTCCTGCGGCGCTGA
- a CDS encoding glycerophosphodiester phosphodiesterase → MLTRSGYLDAPAPLAFAHRGGAAEGDENTTEAFARAIGLGYRYVETDVHATADGVAVIFHDPTLRRITGEPGRIADLRWDDLASVRVGGAAVVPRLDEVLGAWPQVRFNIDVKADGGVEPTVATVTRAGAADRVLLASFSDARLTRLRALTEGRVATSLGMRGVARLRVASLHGRPLRLPPSVVAAQVPPSYGRVPVVDRRFLDYCHRLGLQVHVWTIDEPAQMHDLLDRGVDGIMTDHVGVLRDVYRSRGHWAA, encoded by the coding sequence GTGCTGACCCGATCCGGCTACCTCGACGCGCCCGCGCCGCTGGCGTTCGCCCACCGCGGCGGCGCCGCCGAGGGCGACGAGAACACCACCGAGGCGTTCGCCCGTGCCATCGGCCTGGGCTACCGGTACGTGGAGACCGACGTGCACGCCACCGCCGACGGGGTGGCGGTGATCTTCCACGACCCGACGCTGCGCCGGATCACCGGCGAACCGGGGCGCATCGCCGACCTGCGCTGGGACGACCTCGCCTCGGTGCGGGTCGGCGGTGCGGCCGTCGTACCCCGGCTCGACGAGGTGCTGGGCGCCTGGCCGCAGGTCCGCTTCAACATCGACGTGAAGGCCGACGGCGGCGTCGAGCCGACGGTGGCCACCGTGACCCGGGCCGGCGCCGCCGACCGGGTGCTGCTCGCCTCGTTCAGCGACGCCCGACTGACCCGGCTGCGGGCGCTCACCGAGGGGCGGGTCGCCACCAGCCTCGGCATGCGCGGGGTCGCCCGGCTGCGGGTCGCCTCCCTGCACGGCCGCCCCCTGCGGCTGCCCCCGTCGGTGGTCGCCGCGCAGGTGCCGCCCAGCTACGGGCGGGTGCCGGTGGTGGACCGCCGGTTCCTCGACTACTGCCACCGACTCGGCCTTCAGGTGCACGTCTGGACGATCGATGAACCCGCCCAAATGCACGACTTACTGGATCGTGGTGTGGATGGCATCATGACCGATCACGTCGGCGTGCTGCGCGACGTCTACCGCAGCCGCGGCCACTGGGCCGCCTGA
- a CDS encoding MFS transporter, which translates to MAETVTPTVDETPPPASTRRERSGWYIYDWANSAFQTTVITVFLGPFLTTVAELAAGCQLGADDCDGYVHPLGIRVAAGSYYPYLISLSVLLTVVVLPVIGAIADRSAHKKRLLGGAAFTGAGATMAMAFVTGDRYLLGGALFLVANISFGAAIVVYNSFLPQLGGPDERDGISSRGWALGYLGGGLLLAFNLVAVTLFSEDDNPQRTLDLARWSIVSAGVWWAAFTLIPLRWLRERPTAAALTRGGNVLTDGFRQLARTLREIKAYPLTLFFLLAFLVYNDGIQTVITLASQYGTEELRLEQSTLIVTILLVQFLAFGGALSLGALARRIGAWKTVLLSLVLWTGVIIGAFRLPAEAPVPFMVLGAAIGLVLGGSQALSRSLFSQLIPAGKEGEYYGFYEISDKGTSWLGPLAFGLVFQLTASYRVGLVSLLIFFVVGFLLLLAVPIRRAIVAAGNTPPRVL; encoded by the coding sequence ATGGCCGAGACCGTGACCCCCACGGTGGACGAGACCCCGCCCCCGGCGAGCACCCGCCGCGAGCGGAGCGGCTGGTACATCTACGACTGGGCCAACTCCGCCTTCCAGACCACCGTCATCACGGTGTTCCTCGGCCCGTTCCTCACCACCGTCGCCGAGTTGGCCGCCGGCTGTCAGCTGGGCGCGGACGACTGCGACGGCTACGTGCACCCGCTGGGCATCCGGGTGGCCGCCGGCTCCTACTACCCGTACCTGATCTCGCTGTCGGTGCTCCTCACCGTTGTCGTGCTGCCAGTCATCGGGGCGATCGCCGACCGGTCGGCGCACAAGAAGCGACTGCTCGGCGGCGCCGCGTTCACCGGCGCCGGCGCGACCATGGCGATGGCCTTCGTCACCGGCGACCGCTACCTGCTCGGCGGGGCGCTGTTCCTGGTCGCCAACATCTCCTTCGGCGCGGCCATCGTGGTGTACAACTCGTTCCTGCCGCAGCTCGGCGGCCCCGACGAGCGCGACGGCATCTCCAGCCGCGGCTGGGCGCTGGGCTACCTCGGCGGCGGCCTGCTACTGGCGTTCAACCTGGTCGCGGTGACCCTGTTCAGCGAGGACGACAACCCGCAACGCACCCTGGATCTGGCCCGCTGGTCGATCGTGTCCGCCGGGGTGTGGTGGGCAGCGTTCACCCTGATACCGCTGCGCTGGCTGCGCGAACGCCCCACCGCGGCGGCACTGACCCGCGGCGGCAACGTGCTCACCGACGGTTTCCGGCAGCTGGCCCGCACCCTGCGCGAGATCAAGGCGTACCCGCTGACGCTGTTCTTCCTGCTCGCGTTCCTGGTCTACAACGACGGCATCCAGACCGTCATCACCCTCGCCAGCCAGTACGGCACCGAGGAGTTGCGGCTGGAGCAGAGCACCCTGATCGTCACGATCCTGCTGGTGCAGTTCCTCGCCTTCGGTGGCGCGCTGAGCCTCGGCGCGCTGGCCCGGCGCATCGGCGCCTGGAAGACCGTGCTGCTCAGCCTGGTGCTCTGGACCGGTGTGATCATCGGCGCGTTCCGGCTGCCCGCCGAGGCGCCGGTGCCGTTCATGGTCCTCGGCGCGGCCATCGGCCTGGTCCTCGGCGGCAGCCAGGCGCTGAGCCGGTCGCTGTTCAGCCAGCTCATCCCGGCCGGCAAGGAGGGCGAGTACTACGGCTTCTACGAGATCAGCGACAAGGGCACCAGCTGGCTCGGGCCGCTCGCGTTCGGCCTGGTGTTCCAGCTCACCGCCTCCTACCGGGTGGGTCTGGTCTCCCTGCTGATCTTCTTCGTCGTCGGTTTCCTGCTGCTCCTGGCCGTGCCGATCCGCCGGGCCATCGTCGCCGCCGGGAACACCCCGCCCCGGGTGCTCTGA
- a CDS encoding thymidine kinase: MTDDDATAPTCLAHPFPGQPHAPAGCAAARGLDGRPVHAAALKFFWGPMDCGKSTMALQMNYNHARQGRRGLVTTRIDRSLGPQVTTRIGLAHEAIEVTDDLDLRALVRGRWADGVRVDYLICDEACFYTVEHVEQMAELVDSYDVDVFAFGLATDFRSCLFPAAQRLFELADEVARIQVEVLCWCGREGLLNARVVNDRVVREGAQVVIGDTVDTADVRYQVLCRRHYRSGDLGPRD; the protein is encoded by the coding sequence GTGACCGACGACGACGCCACCGCCCCGACCTGCCTGGCTCACCCGTTCCCCGGCCAGCCGCACGCTCCGGCCGGGTGCGCGGCTGCGCGCGGGCTCGACGGGCGCCCGGTGCACGCCGCGGCGTTGAAGTTCTTCTGGGGGCCGATGGACTGCGGCAAATCCACCATGGCATTGCAGATGAACTACAACCACGCCCGGCAGGGCCGCCGTGGGCTGGTCACCACCCGCATCGACCGGTCGCTGGGCCCGCAGGTCACCACCCGCATCGGTCTGGCGCACGAGGCGATCGAGGTCACCGACGACCTGGACCTGCGGGCCCTGGTCCGGGGCCGGTGGGCCGACGGGGTACGCGTCGACTACCTGATCTGCGACGAGGCGTGCTTCTACACCGTCGAACACGTCGAGCAGATGGCCGAGCTGGTCGACAGCTACGACGTGGACGTGTTCGCCTTCGGTCTGGCCACCGACTTCCGGTCCTGCCTGTTCCCCGCCGCGCAGCGGCTGTTCGAGCTGGCCGACGAGGTCGCCCGCATCCAGGTCGAGGTGCTGTGCTGGTGCGGCCGGGAGGGGCTGCTCAACGCCCGGGTGGTCAACGACCGGGTGGTCCGGGAGGGCGCACAGGTCGTCATCGGCGACACCGTGGACACCGCAGATGTGCGCTACC